A region of uncultured Desulfobacter sp. DNA encodes the following proteins:
- a CDS encoding (Fe-S)-binding protein gives MAETVIKLGRKNKASTFMDKVKEILPEGGNLNACLTCGACASGCPATGLADMDPRKFLRMASLGMDEEIAASDWPWMCTMCMRCIYVCPMKIDIPQLIFNARGLRPRDERPRGILGSCDMALKNDTGSAMGTNEEDFEFVVGDVLEEYRENQPEFAEMEAPIDKEGAEFFLNQNSREPNTEPDEMVPLWKILHLVGADWTYGSKGWAGENYCMFLADDDSWKQVTKTSTDQANKLGVKTYLNTEUGHVTFSVRAGLKKFNLEHNFEVKNIYEYYAKWIREGKLKVNSDWNKDLKIKFTVQDPCQIVRKSYGDPIADDLRFVVKSIVGEENFIDMQPNRSNNYCCGGGGGFLQSGFKDERLEYGKIKDQQIQATGADYCIAGCHNCHAQIHELSEHYGAHYGVVHLWTLICLSLGILGPNEREYLGDDLKEVNVFHPETAM, from the coding sequence ATGGCAGAAACTGTCATCAAACTGGGCCGGAAGAACAAGGCCTCAACTTTTATGGACAAGGTTAAAGAGATTCTGCCCGAGGGCGGAAATCTGAATGCCTGCCTGACATGCGGCGCCTGCGCATCGGGCTGCCCGGCCACCGGGCTGGCAGATATGGATCCCAGAAAATTTCTGCGCATGGCTTCCCTGGGCATGGATGAAGAAATTGCCGCATCAGACTGGCCCTGGATGTGCACCATGTGCATGCGCTGCATCTATGTATGTCCCATGAAAATCGATATTCCCCAACTTATTTTCAACGCCCGGGGATTACGCCCCAGAGATGAACGTCCCAGAGGCATCCTGGGCTCCTGTGACATGGCTTTAAAAAACGATACAGGTTCTGCCATGGGTACCAACGAAGAAGATTTTGAATTCGTTGTGGGAGACGTTCTGGAAGAATACCGGGAGAACCAGCCTGAATTTGCTGAAATGGAAGCACCCATTGACAAGGAAGGCGCAGAATTTTTTCTGAACCAGAACTCCAGGGAACCCAACACGGAACCCGACGAGATGGTGCCTTTGTGGAAAATCCTTCACCTTGTAGGTGCCGACTGGACCTATGGTTCCAAAGGCTGGGCCGGAGAAAACTACTGCATGTTCCTGGCCGATGACGACTCCTGGAAACAAGTAACCAAAACCTCCACCGATCAGGCCAATAAACTGGGGGTTAAGACGTATCTAAACACCGAGTGAGGGCACGTAACATTCTCAGTCCGGGCCGGACTGAAAAAATTCAACCTGGAACATAACTTTGAAGTAAAAAATATTTACGAATACTATGCCAAATGGATCCGTGAAGGCAAACTCAAGGTAAACTCCGACTGGAACAAAGACCTGAAAATTAAATTTACGGTTCAAGATCCCTGCCAGATTGTCAGAAAAAGCTATGGAGATCCCATTGCCGATGACTTACGGTTTGTGGTGAAATCCATTGTCGGCGAAGAGAACTTCATCGACATGCAGCCCAACCGTTCCAACAACTACTGTTGCGGCGGCGGCGGCGGATTCCTCCAGTCAGGCTTCAAGGATGAACGCCTGGAATACGGGAAAATCAAAGACCAGCAGATCCAGGCCACCGGTGCAGACTACTGCATCGCCGGCTGCCACAACTGCCATGCCCAGATCCACGAACTCAGCGAGCATTATGGCGCTCACTACGGCGTAGTACACCTGTGGACCCTGATTTGCCTGTCTTTAGGCATTCTAGGTCCCAATGAAAGGGAGTATTTAGGCGATGACCTTAAAGAGGTTAACGTCTTTCATCCTGAAACCGCCATGTAG
- a CDS encoding M15 family metallopeptidase, whose product MDRRAFLKVAGTLALAGISLPMSWGLETVWAQDFSHCPTHAPDNGVQDAISKIEEPAGGEEFLKVRFFDRDFNDDVYLPDNEMPLLLSSVIRFERIQRQIGHGNFCLAGFDDALACARSYAGIGPFSSREIDFLENLFQRPAGDYGFMGKKTVSRLTWQVPPGKTVKIEDTGQYLYKGRSEALYQDIRKKIGTQAVLTSGIRGVSKQFLLFLNKAVQSRGNLSMASRSLAPPGYSFHATGDFDMGEKGFGPDNFTEKFTRTRVYNRLSSLGYIQFRYGPRNHLGVRYEPWHVEVKG is encoded by the coding sequence GTGGATCGAAGAGCATTTTTAAAAGTTGCCGGAACATTAGCCCTTGCAGGCATTAGCCTTCCGATGTCCTGGGGTTTGGAAACAGTATGGGCTCAGGATTTTTCCCATTGCCCGACACATGCCCCGGATAATGGTGTCCAGGACGCAATTTCGAAAATTGAAGAACCGGCCGGGGGTGAAGAATTTTTAAAGGTCCGTTTTTTTGATCGTGACTTCAACGATGATGTTTATTTGCCGGACAATGAAATGCCCCTTCTATTATCGAGCGTTATACGTTTCGAGCGCATCCAGAGACAAATCGGTCACGGCAATTTTTGCCTGGCAGGCTTTGATGATGCTCTGGCTTGTGCCCGGTCCTATGCCGGAATAGGGCCGTTTTCCAGCCGGGAAATTGATTTCCTTGAAAATTTATTTCAACGTCCCGCCGGTGACTACGGTTTCATGGGGAAAAAAACAGTTTCCCGGCTGACCTGGCAGGTGCCGCCGGGAAAAACAGTAAAAATTGAAGACACGGGCCAATATCTGTATAAGGGTCGGTCCGAAGCGTTGTACCAGGATATCCGTAAAAAAATCGGAACCCAGGCTGTGCTCACTTCAGGCATCCGGGGGGTATCCAAGCAGTTTCTGCTCTTTTTAAATAAAGCTGTGCAAAGCCGGGGGAACCTGTCCATGGCTTCCAGGTCACTGGCCCCGCCGGGCTATTCCTTCCACGCCACCGGTGATTTTGATATGGGGGAGAAGGGATTTGGTCCGGATAACTTTACGGAAAAGTTTACCCGGACCCGGGTATACAACCGTCTGTCCAGCCTGGGTTATATCCAGTTCCGTTACGGCCCCAGAAATCATCTGGGCGTCAGATATGAGCCCTGGCATGTTGAGGTTAAAGGGTAG
- a CDS encoding diguanylate cyclase, whose translation MGIQKKTIISIGMTLIFMIVIIYSIFNKVLLGGYAKIEKQNILQNLEHAMRMIDDELGQLKTVADDWAPWDDTYQFIQDKNQEYIDNNLMDSTMINLHVNFLIYINNAKEIIQCKYLNLETRHSSNCPESIAAYLSSNSFLLRSDSNSKTKTGLAMLPENPILIASASIITSQLKGPVMGTLIVARYINHSEIERLSSKADLAIKLQRLDSAQLPDDFKKAELSLSTKKKVTIAELDNNTISSYALLTDLQDKPILILGIDKERKIFAQGKMSMRYLVFSLLITGLVFIIATLVLLETTVLSRIVRLNKEVKNIGETGNLFSRTSINGKDELADLSTGINQMLESIRINTERNRLILESIEDAYFELDLEGNLIFYNDSLSRIFKFKEEDFKKINYRQLLDEKSAKKAFEMFNQLYETGHPLKSIETEFKLERDKTIFLESTVSLIKDDMGESIGFRGIARDVTERKKFADNLVHMVYHDPLTGLLNRKAFHEHLEKEISYAERYKQERAVLFIDLDKFKKVNDQYGHNAGDQLLVGFANRVEKVLRKTDMMYRLGGDEFAVILTNLQNYNPELVSQRIIHVMTEPFSVDSATIDFVTVSIGVSIYPLNGTDVHTLLQCSDKAMYEAKKTRNNFHIWQTTDTFSDA comes from the coding sequence ATGGGGATACAAAAAAAGACAATAATATCTATTGGAATGACACTTATCTTTATGATTGTAATTATTTATTCTATTTTCAATAAAGTTCTTCTTGGCGGATATGCTAAGATAGAAAAACAAAATATTCTTCAAAATTTAGAGCATGCAATGAGGATGATTGATGATGAATTGGGTCAATTAAAAACTGTTGCCGACGATTGGGCTCCCTGGGATGATACCTACCAGTTTATTCAAGACAAAAATCAAGAATACATTGACAACAATCTCATGGATTCCACCATGATTAATTTGCATGTCAATTTTCTAATATACATAAATAACGCTAAAGAAATTATTCAATGCAAATATTTGAACCTTGAAACAAGACACAGTAGCAACTGTCCGGAATCTATAGCAGCATACCTTTCCTCCAACTCTTTTCTTTTACGAAGCGACAGTAACAGCAAAACAAAAACTGGCTTGGCAATGCTACCGGAAAACCCCATCCTTATTGCCTCTGCCTCTATCATCACAAGTCAGCTCAAGGGTCCTGTAATGGGAACATTAATTGTGGCAAGGTATATTAATCATTCGGAGATAGAGAGATTATCCTCTAAGGCCGATCTTGCCATTAAGCTTCAACGTCTTGATAGCGCTCAACTTCCAGATGATTTTAAGAAAGCAGAATTATCCTTATCGACAAAGAAAAAGGTTACGATAGCAGAATTGGATAATAATACCATCTCTTCTTATGCATTGCTGACAGATTTACAAGACAAACCCATACTCATATTGGGAATCGATAAGGAACGGAAAATTTTTGCACAGGGGAAAATGAGTATGCGATATCTTGTCTTCTCGCTATTGATAACCGGCCTTGTATTCATTATTGCTACATTGGTGTTACTTGAAACAACCGTATTATCCAGAATAGTTCGATTAAATAAAGAAGTGAAAAATATTGGTGAAACCGGAAACTTATTTTCCAGGACTTCAATCAATGGCAAAGATGAATTAGCCGATCTTTCAACAGGAATAAACCAAATGCTTGAATCTATCAGGATAAACACTGAAAGAAATAGACTGATACTTGAATCCATAGAAGATGCTTATTTTGAACTGGATTTAGAAGGGAACCTGATTTTTTATAATGATTCCTTATCTCGAATTTTCAAATTCAAAGAAGAGGATTTTAAGAAAATTAATTACCGCCAATTGTTAGATGAAAAATCTGCTAAAAAAGCATTTGAAATGTTTAATCAATTGTATGAAACCGGCCATCCATTAAAATCTATAGAAACAGAATTTAAACTTGAAAGGGATAAAACAATATTTTTGGAATCGACCGTTTCTCTAATAAAGGACGATATGGGAGAATCAATAGGTTTTCGTGGAATTGCAAGAGATGTTACGGAAAGAAAAAAATTTGCTGATAACCTTGTACACATGGTCTACCACGATCCTTTAACGGGACTGCTAAACAGAAAAGCTTTTCATGAACATTTGGAAAAAGAGATATCATATGCAGAGCGATACAAACAAGAACGAGCTGTCTTATTTATAGACCTCGATAAATTTAAAAAAGTAAACGATCAATACGGCCATAATGCAGGAGATCAGTTGTTAGTCGGGTTTGCCAATCGAGTTGAGAAAGTTCTGAGAAAGACTGATATGATGTACCGTCTTGGAGGTGATGAATTTGCTGTGATTTTAACAAATCTTCAAAATTATAATCCTGAGTTGGTCTCTCAACGCATTATTCATGTTATGACAGAACCTTTCTCCGTCGACTCAGCCACTATAGATTTTGTTACTGTAAGTATTGGCGTCAGCATTTATCCTTTAAACGGAACGGATGTTCATACTCTTCTTCAATGTTCGGATAAAGCAATGTACGAGGCAAAAAAGACAAGGAATAATTTTCATATATGGCAAACAACTGACACCTTTTCGGATGCTTAA
- a CDS encoding AraC family transcriptional regulator: MPPDVSQIDLTGHGIDVRTMAGTMTEYSTKGLHAHSHHQVLRIRSGVAMLVDRHRRQPMFGALTAFIPADFAHRSIVLGNSVTYKSLYLARDLISLPDDEIRLFFITHLESALFDRIQILTRADLSRNFNKECLDLFLKILPEEMKNTASIVRLPEPAGTISEETVRFIEKNYERPLSLKDFTRAIPYSGRHLSRLFKQEMNITIFEYLRLYRILIASLALNEPDKQVTQIALETGYESLSSFYRDFQIVYGIAPKRFRSTFSSVSGESIVSV; encoded by the coding sequence ATGCCTCCAGACGTTTCCCAAATTGATTTGACCGGCCATGGTATTGATGTCCGCACTATGGCTGGAACCATGACCGAATACTCTACCAAAGGGCTGCACGCCCACAGCCATCATCAGGTGCTCAGAATTCGCAGCGGTGTGGCCATGCTGGTCGACAGACACCGCAGGCAACCCATGTTTGGGGCATTGACTGCTTTTATCCCTGCCGATTTTGCCCATCGTTCCATTGTGCTGGGAAATTCTGTGACCTATAAATCCCTTTACCTGGCCAGGGATCTAATATCCTTACCTGATGACGAAATCCGTCTGTTTTTCATAACGCATCTGGAATCGGCCCTGTTTGACCGTATTCAGATTCTCACCCGTGCTGATTTATCCCGCAATTTCAACAAAGAATGTCTGGATCTATTTTTAAAAATTTTGCCTGAAGAGATGAAAAACACGGCATCCATAGTGCGGCTTCCGGAACCTGCCGGTACTATATCGGAAGAGACAGTCCGATTTATAGAAAAAAATTATGAAAGGCCTTTGTCTTTAAAGGATTTCACCAGGGCGATACCCTATTCCGGACGGCATCTTTCCCGCCTGTTCAAGCAGGAGATGAATATCACAATATTCGAGTACCTGAGGCTGTACAGGATTTTGATAGCCTCACTTGCGCTGAACGAACCAGATAAGCAGGTGACACAAATCGCACTGGAGACCGGTTACGAGTCACTCTCTTCTTTTTATAGGGATTTTCAAATTGTTTACGGAATTGCACCCAAACGGTTTCGCTCCACATTTTCCAGTGTTTCCGGTGAATCAATCGTATCTGTTTGA